From a region of the Nocardioides ginsengisegetis genome:
- a CDS encoding anti-sigma factor family protein — MSCGFTGLDGSYVLGALDPAEAREFEAHLAGCAACTAAVNELAGLPALLSLVDSDVLERPPPPLPETLLPALVAAARSAQRRRTAIVALLGAAAAALVAVVLVVGGAVGDRGAPEAGPTGGPSAAVARTMTPIGYEPVHASVGLTGVAWGTRLDLECTYESLPDPETRPGSYVLVVRTRDGHVEQVATWRALPGRTMHLTGATAATPDQIVSVEMRTRSGAPVLRLVL; from the coding sequence ATGAGCTGTGGATTCACCGGCCTGGACGGTTCCTACGTCCTCGGCGCCCTCGACCCCGCCGAGGCCCGGGAGTTCGAGGCACACCTCGCCGGCTGCGCTGCGTGCACCGCCGCCGTCAATGAGCTCGCCGGCCTCCCCGCACTGCTCTCCCTCGTCGACTCCGACGTCCTCGAGCGCCCGCCGCCCCCGCTGCCCGAGACCCTGCTGCCCGCGCTGGTCGCGGCCGCGCGCAGCGCCCAGCGCCGGCGTACGGCGATCGTCGCCCTGCTCGGCGCGGCCGCCGCGGCCCTGGTGGCCGTCGTGCTCGTCGTGGGTGGTGCGGTGGGGGACCGGGGTGCCCCCGAGGCCGGGCCGACCGGAGGTCCCTCGGCGGCCGTGGCCCGGACCATGACGCCGATCGGCTACGAGCCGGTGCACGCCTCGGTCGGGCTGACCGGGGTCGCGTGGGGCACCCGCCTCGACCTGGAGTGCACCTACGAGTCGCTCCCGGACCCGGAGACCCGGCCGGGGAGCTACGTGCTCGTGGTCCGCACGCGCGACGGCCACGTCGAGCAGGTCGCCACGTGGCGGGCCCTGCCCGGCCGGACCATGCACCTGACCGGGGCCACGGCCGCGACGCCGGACCAGATCGTGTCGGTCGAGATGCGCACCAGGTCCGGTGCCCCGGTCCTGAGGCTGGTCCTGTGA
- a CDS encoding Rieske (2Fe-2S) protein, with protein MSPQDSTEPTSGPSRRTLLVAGAGTALGVTVVAGCGGGGSGTATDTPTPSGGGSTGLAKVSDVPVGGAVSAQTADGKPVIVAQPKAGDIVAFSAICTHMGCTVAPQGDILKCPCHGSTYDLATGDNTGGPAPSPLAKIDVLVKGGEVVQA; from the coding sequence ATGAGCCCCCAGGACAGCACCGAACCCACCAGCGGTCCCTCGCGCCGCACCCTCCTGGTCGCCGGCGCCGGCACGGCCCTGGGCGTCACGGTGGTGGCCGGCTGCGGCGGCGGTGGATCCGGCACCGCGACGGACACCCCCACGCCGTCCGGCGGAGGGAGCACCGGCCTGGCCAAGGTCAGCGACGTGCCGGTCGGCGGTGCGGTCTCGGCCCAGACCGCCGACGGCAAGCCGGTCATCGTCGCCCAGCCGAAGGCCGGCGACATCGTGGCCTTCTCCGCGATCTGCACCCACATGGGCTGCACGGTCGCCCCGCAGGGCGACATCCTCAAGTGCCCCTGCCACGGGTCGACCTACGACTTGGCCACCGGCGACAACACCGGCGGCCCGGCGCCGTCGCCGCTGGCGAAGATCGACGTACTGGTCAAGGGCGGGGAGGTCGTCCAGGCCTGA